A region from the Halomarina litorea genome encodes:
- a CDS encoding RDD family protein, whose translation MVEFSRVAPDLAASDVVGQRTLAVGIDAVVVGLCSVALATLAGPFDAVELADVGLPPALLFAPVVWMSYAVALVGTWGQTLGKYLAGVVVVDSRGDAPTYRAAAVRELLRLADVLGVGLLSLPRTTQRQRLGDRVADTIVVRAEREERPL comes from the coding sequence ATGGTGGAGTTCAGTCGGGTCGCGCCGGACCTGGCGGCGAGCGACGTCGTCGGCCAGCGCACCCTCGCAGTCGGCATCGACGCCGTCGTCGTCGGCCTCTGTAGCGTCGCGCTCGCGACGCTCGCGGGCCCGTTCGACGCGGTGGAACTCGCGGACGTCGGCCTCCCGCCGGCACTCCTGTTCGCGCCCGTCGTCTGGATGTCGTACGCCGTCGCGCTCGTCGGGACGTGGGGACAGACGCTCGGGAAGTACCTCGCGGGTGTCGTCGTCGTGGACTCCCGCGGGGACGCACCGACCTACCGGGCGGCGGCCGTCCGCGAACTGCTCCGTCTCGCCGACGTCCTCGGCGTCGGCCTCCTCTCGCTGCCACGGACCACCCAGCGCCAGCGACTGGGCGACCGGGTGGCGGACACCATCGTCGTCCGCGCCGAACGCGAGGAGCGCCCCCTGTAG
- a CDS encoding fumarylacetoacetate hydrolase family protein translates to MKLARIETDDGVQTGEYVDGGVTTDDGERYEQGEYDLLAPCEPSALFCVGRNFGAKVEQMGYDVPDEPDFFIKPPVSVISHGAPIEYPEWTDELTYAGELAVVVGEECHELDESEVDDALLGYTIMNDLDALDQEGRTARKAFDGSGPLGPYVETDADVSDMDMWTDINGERRQEATTAQMFFTPREIVAFLSQRFTFRPGDVISFGSPANPGLVESGDEIEITYEGVGTLRNTVE, encoded by the coding sequence ATGAAACTCGCGCGCATCGAGACGGACGACGGCGTGCAGACCGGCGAGTACGTCGACGGCGGCGTCACCACCGACGACGGGGAGCGATACGAGCAGGGGGAGTACGACCTGCTCGCGCCCTGTGAGCCCTCGGCGCTGTTCTGCGTGGGTCGCAACTTCGGCGCGAAGGTCGAACAGATGGGCTACGACGTGCCCGACGAACCGGACTTCTTCATCAAGCCGCCGGTGTCGGTCATCTCCCACGGCGCGCCCATCGAGTACCCCGAGTGGACCGACGAACTCACCTACGCGGGCGAACTCGCCGTCGTCGTCGGCGAGGAGTGCCACGAACTCGACGAGAGCGAGGTCGACGACGCCCTCCTCGGCTACACCATCATGAACGACCTCGACGCCCTCGACCAGGAGGGCCGCACCGCCCGCAAGGCGTTCGACGGGTCCGGCCCCCTCGGCCCCTACGTCGAGACGGACGCCGACGTCTCGGATATGGACATGTGGACGGACATCAACGGCGAACGCCGTCAGGAGGCGACGACGGCCCAGATGTTCTTCACCCCCCGCGAGATCGTCGCCTTCCTCTCCCAGCGGTTCACCTTCCGGCCCGGCGACGTCATCTCCTTCGGCAGTCCCGCCAACCCGGGACTCGTCGAGTCGGGCGACGAAATCGAGATAACCTACGAGGGCGTCGGCACCCTCCGGAACACGGTCGAGTAG
- a CDS encoding SDR family NAD(P)-dependent oxidoreductase, with the protein MLDDITALVTGASQGIGREIARTFADRGANVVLAARSEANLRETAEPMPEERTLVVPTDVTDEARVKAAVEACVDAFGGLDCLVNNAGIAGPTAPHEEVSAEEWQTVQNVNVLGSFLCAKHASPHLRESVRGSIVNVSSIGGKKPYPLRTPYAASKMALIGLSRALAFELGEDEVTVNTVCPGPVTGDRIERVFEARAEATGVSYEQAKRDLVLDDLPLDEIVPVEEVVEQVAYLAGPNARHVTAQDVNVDSGATWY; encoded by the coding sequence ATGCTCGACGACATCACGGCGCTGGTGACGGGTGCGAGTCAGGGAATCGGCCGCGAGATAGCCCGGACGTTCGCCGACCGGGGCGCGAACGTCGTACTGGCGGCGCGAAGCGAGGCGAACCTGCGCGAGACGGCCGAGCCGATGCCCGAGGAGCGAACGCTGGTCGTCCCGACGGACGTGACCGACGAGGCGCGCGTCAAGGCGGCGGTCGAGGCCTGTGTGGACGCGTTCGGCGGACTGGACTGCCTCGTCAACAACGCGGGCATCGCGGGACCCACCGCACCCCACGAGGAGGTGTCCGCCGAGGAGTGGCAGACCGTCCAGAACGTGAACGTCCTCGGGTCGTTCCTCTGTGCGAAGCACGCCTCGCCGCACCTGCGCGAGAGCGTCCGGGGGAGCATCGTGAACGTCTCGTCCATCGGCGGGAAGAAGCCCTACCCCCTGCGGACGCCCTACGCCGCCTCGAAGATGGCGCTCATCGGTCTGTCGCGGGCGCTGGCGTTCGAACTCGGCGAGGACGAGGTGACCGTCAACACCGTCTGTCCCGGTCCCGTGACCGGTGACCGCATCGAACGCGTCTTCGAGGCGCGCGCGGAGGCGACCGGCGTGAGTTACGAACAGGCGAAACGCGACCTCGTCCTCGACGACCTGCCCCTCGACGAGATCGTGCCCGTCGAGGAGGTGGTCGAACAGGTCGCCTACCTCGCGGGGCCGAACGCGCGCCACGTCACCGCACAGGACGTCAACGTCGACTCGGGGGCGACCTGGTACTGA
- a CDS encoding VOC family protein — MDVSHIDHVNLRIPADGVEEAVTFYVDMLGFETDRMDAFESGEEPFFSIRLAPDHVVHLWPTEEFDPPQATNYDHLALVVEDDVDGIEAELEARGVVVQERLDAPLGATGEAPAVYVRDPFGYRLELKAGRDT; from the coding sequence ATGGACGTCTCGCACATCGACCACGTGAACCTCCGCATCCCGGCCGACGGCGTCGAGGAGGCGGTGACGTTCTACGTCGACATGCTCGGCTTCGAGACGGACCGGATGGACGCCTTCGAGTCCGGCGAGGAACCCTTCTTCTCGATTCGCCTCGCGCCCGACCACGTCGTCCACCTCTGGCCCACCGAGGAGTTCGACCCACCACAGGCGACGAACTACGACCACCTCGCACTCGTCGTGGAGGACGACGTCGACGGCATCGAGGCCGAACTGGAGGCGAGGGGCGTCGTGGTGCAGGAGCGACTCGACGCCCCCCTCGGCGCGACGGGCGAGGCACCCGCCGTCTACGTCCGCGACCCCTTCGGCTACCGCCTCGAACTGAAGGCCGGACGGGACACCTGA
- a CDS encoding redox-regulated ATPase YchF gives MSYKIGLVGKPSVGKSSFFNAATMNDVPEGAYPFTTIDPSIGEAYVRVECAAPEFGETCTPETGFCDDGTRFVPTKLVDVAGLIPGAHEGKGLGNQFLTDLNEADVLVHVVDFSGKTDIEGEPTEGHDPREDIAFLEEELDQWYLGVLKKGIERYRNGYHGTDKDIEVSLAEQMDAFGINKDQMKQVILAMGMELDPDAWDEAAKLELAREIRKRTKPMVIAANKMDTPEAQANYEEITADPDYDHLTFVPVSAHAERALKKAAENDVVDYTPGASDFEVVGDVSMDQKRGLEQIRDFVTAFEGTGVQAALESALFDVLGVKAIFPGSAKGVVTDEGKVLRDCFLLPPDATTEDFAYFLHSDIGDGLLHGVDCRSKRQIGADHPLDHRDVVEILTTN, from the coding sequence ATGAGCTACAAGATCGGTCTCGTGGGCAAGCCATCCGTGGGCAAGTCCTCCTTCTTCAACGCGGCGACGATGAACGACGTGCCCGAGGGGGCCTACCCGTTCACCACCATCGACCCGAGCATCGGGGAGGCGTACGTGCGCGTGGAGTGTGCCGCCCCCGAGTTCGGCGAGACGTGCACCCCCGAGACGGGGTTCTGCGACGACGGGACGCGCTTCGTCCCCACGAAACTCGTGGACGTCGCCGGCCTCATCCCCGGTGCCCACGAGGGGAAGGGACTGGGCAACCAGTTTCTCACCGACCTCAACGAGGCGGACGTCCTCGTCCACGTCGTCGACTTCTCCGGGAAGACCGACATCGAGGGCGAACCGACCGAGGGCCACGACCCCCGCGAGGACATCGCTTTCCTCGAGGAGGAACTCGACCAGTGGTACCTCGGCGTCCTGAAGAAAGGCATCGAGCGCTATCGCAACGGCTACCACGGGACCGACAAGGACATCGAGGTGTCGTTGGCCGAACAGATGGACGCCTTCGGCATCAACAAGGACCAGATGAAGCAGGTCATCCTCGCGATGGGGATGGAACTGGACCCCGACGCGTGGGACGAGGCGGCGAAACTCGAACTCGCCCGCGAGATTCGAAAGCGCACGAAGCCGATGGTCATCGCGGCCAACAAGATGGACACGCCCGAGGCGCAGGCCAACTACGAGGAGATAACCGCCGACCCCGACTACGACCACCTCACGTTCGTCCCCGTCAGCGCCCACGCCGAGCGAGCACTCAAGAAGGCCGCCGAGAACGACGTCGTCGACTACACGCCCGGCGCGTCGGACTTCGAGGTGGTGGGTGACGTCTCGATGGACCAGAAGCGCGGCCTCGAACAGATCCGCGACTTCGTCACCGCCTTCGAGGGGACGGGCGTGCAGGCGGCCCTCGAGAGCGCCCTCTTCGACGTCCTCGGCGTGAAGGCCATCTTCCCCGGGAGCGCGAAGGGCGTCGTCACGGACGAGGGGAAGGTCCTCCGGGACTGCTTCCTCCTGCCGCCCGACGCGACCACCGAGGACTTCGCGTACTTCCTGCACTCGGACATCGGCGACGGCCTCCTGCACGGCGTCGACTGCCGGTCGAAGCGCCAGATCGGCGCGGACCACCCGCTCGACCACCGCGACGTCGTCGAGATCCTCACGACGAACTGA
- a CDS encoding SOS response-associated peptidase → MCGRYSLFVPPDELEERFDADLTVEYRPRYNAAPRQSLPVVRDVSRESITESRWGLLPSWADELGDGFINARAETLAEKPAFREAYRERRCLVPADGIYEWKQGDAGKQPYRITRRDEEPFALAGLYQNWKPKQKQTGLGEFGGEGGPDRETEAIETFTIVTREPTPFMAQYHHRQALVLAPEDEAAWLDGADVEAVGMPTDEEFRAYPVSKAVNNPANDSPDVIEELS, encoded by the coding sequence ATGTGTGGCCGCTACAGTCTCTTCGTCCCGCCCGACGAGCTAGAGGAACGGTTCGACGCCGACCTGACCGTCGAGTACCGCCCGCGCTACAACGCCGCGCCGCGCCAGTCGCTCCCCGTCGTCCGTGACGTCTCCCGCGAGTCCATCACCGAGTCCCGGTGGGGCCTGCTCCCCTCGTGGGCCGACGAACTGGGCGACGGGTTCATCAACGCCCGGGCGGAGACGCTGGCCGAGAAGCCCGCGTTCCGCGAAGCATACCGGGAGCGGCGCTGTCTGGTGCCCGCGGACGGCATCTACGAGTGGAAACAGGGTGACGCGGGGAAACAGCCCTACCGCATCACCCGGCGAGACGAGGAACCGTTCGCGCTGGCCGGTCTCTACCAGAACTGGAAGCCGAAACAGAAGCAGACCGGACTGGGGGAGTTCGGCGGCGAGGGGGGTCCGGACCGGGAGACGGAGGCTATCGAGACGTTCACCATCGTCACCCGGGAGCCGACGCCGTTCATGGCGCAGTACCACCACCGGCAGGCGCTAGTGCTCGCCCCCGAGGACGAGGCGGCGTGGCTGGACGGCGCGGACGTCGAGGCGGTGGGGATGCCCACCGACGAGGAGTTCCGCGCGTATCCGGTCTCGAAGGCGGTGAACAACCCGGCGAACGACTCGCCGGACGTGATCGAGGAACTGTCGTAG
- a CDS encoding gamma carbonic anhydrase family protein, translating into MESDKRHYPFEGTEPQVHGNAHVSRESTLVGDVTVEANASVWPGVVLRGDVGPVVVGRESHIGDNATIHASHLGERVMVGHGAVLNEATVEDGALIGFNAAISEATVGRGSIVAMGTNVLPGMDIPPKSFVFGTPAQYVPLSESTVNTEGVFESYSSGEYTNLAARHEALFD; encoded by the coding sequence ATGGAGTCGGACAAGCGCCACTACCCCTTCGAGGGCACGGAACCGCAGGTCCACGGCAACGCCCACGTCAGCCGCGAGTCCACGCTCGTCGGCGACGTGACGGTGGAGGCGAACGCGAGCGTCTGGCCGGGCGTCGTCCTCCGGGGCGACGTGGGACCGGTCGTCGTCGGCCGCGAGAGCCACATCGGGGACAACGCGACCATCCACGCCTCCCACCTCGGCGAACGGGTGATGGTCGGCCACGGCGCGGTGCTGAACGAAGCCACCGTCGAGGACGGTGCGCTGATCGGGTTCAACGCCGCCATCAGCGAGGCCACCGTCGGCCGGGGGAGCATCGTCGCCATGGGGACGAACGTCCTCCCCGGCATGGACATCCCACCGAAGTCGTTCGTGTTCGGGACCCCCGCCCAGTACGTCCCGCTCTCGGAGTCGACGGTCAACACCGAGGGCGTCTTCGAGTCGTACTCCTCCGGGGAGTACACCAACCTCGCGGCGCGCCACGAGGCGCTGTTCGACTAG
- a CDS encoding HAD family hydrolase yields MRYEAVVFDNDGVLTEITDWDVLRAAAHGAFDAFGVDPSDDDLRAILSHVTVDGLEAVCARHGLDPEEFWHRRDTNYTEAQQAEVLDGRKPLYDDVDAALALDVPKGIVSSNQHATIECILDHYDLREHFETYYGRQPTVEDVRRKKPEPYFIERALSDLGVEVEDALYVGDSEGDVVAAHAAGTDSAFLWREHRADYDLSVEPTHELSGLADLPDVVER; encoded by the coding sequence ATGCGTTACGAGGCAGTCGTCTTCGACAACGACGGGGTCCTCACCGAGATAACCGACTGGGACGTGCTCCGGGCCGCGGCCCACGGCGCGTTCGACGCCTTCGGCGTGGACCCGAGCGACGACGACCTGCGGGCGATTCTCTCGCACGTCACCGTCGACGGTCTGGAGGCGGTCTGTGCCCGGCACGGTCTCGACCCCGAGGAGTTCTGGCACCGCCGCGATACGAACTACACCGAGGCCCAGCAGGCGGAGGTGCTCGACGGACGGAAACCGCTGTACGACGACGTGGACGCCGCCCTCGCGCTCGACGTGCCGAAGGGCATCGTCAGTTCGAACCAGCACGCGACCATCGAGTGCATCCTCGACCACTACGACCTCCGCGAGCACTTCGAGACGTACTACGGCCGCCAGCCGACGGTCGAGGACGTCCGCCGCAAGAAGCCCGAACCGTACTTCATCGAGCGGGCACTCTCCGATCTCGGCGTCGAGGTCGAGGACGCCCTCTACGTGGGCGACAGCGAGGGCGACGTGGTGGCCGCCCACGCCGCCGGCACCGACTCGGCGTTCCTGTGGCGCGAACACCGCGCCGACTACGACCTCTCCGTCGAACCCACACACGAACTGTCGGGGCTGGCCGACCTCCCCGACGTGGTGGAGAGATGA
- a CDS encoding purine nucleoside permease yields the protein MSGEATDGDGGGPLTLRALVLPAFHEVLGFSELQPWLDGVSFAGELDLPGLVAPLRYTDEGVGVVPTGIGKAEAATTVATLLATDRVECSDALFLSAGIAGGPPAAGPLGSVSVGKCVVDWDRKNRLPEHGGERPVELLAFRERDYVYPLDGDRAAAAVEAVRGTDLRTVGDDPPVVGSGTVVSGDEFWHGAALADQVEWLVGAYDAGTYRITEMESAGVAVALDRVGLLDRYVSVRALANYDRPLDDRTPRESLAEETGEYAIEAAAENAYRAGRAVLDGLLV from the coding sequence ATGAGCGGGGAAGCGACCGACGGGGACGGAGGCGGCCCGCTCACCCTGCGCGCCCTCGTCCTCCCCGCGTTCCACGAGGTCCTCGGGTTCAGCGAACTCCAGCCGTGGCTGGACGGCGTGTCCTTCGCCGGCGAACTCGACCTGCCGGGACTCGTCGCCCCCCTGCGGTACACGGACGAGGGCGTCGGCGTCGTTCCCACGGGCATCGGGAAGGCGGAGGCGGCGACGACGGTCGCCACGCTGCTCGCGACCGACCGGGTGGAGTGCTCGGACGCGCTGTTCCTCTCCGCCGGTATCGCGGGTGGTCCGCCTGCGGCGGGACCGCTCGGGTCCGTCTCCGTCGGCAAGTGCGTCGTCGACTGGGACCGGAAGAACCGCCTGCCCGAACACGGGGGCGAGCGACCGGTCGAACTCTTGGCGTTCCGCGAGCGCGACTACGTCTACCCGCTGGACGGCGACCGCGCCGCGGCGGCGGTCGAGGCGGTCCGGGGGACGGACCTCCGGACGGTGGGCGACGACCCGCCGGTCGTCGGGTCGGGGACCGTCGTCTCGGGCGACGAGTTCTGGCACGGCGCGGCCCTCGCGGACCAGGTCGAGTGGCTCGTCGGGGCGTACGACGCGGGGACCTACCGCATCACAGAGATGGAGTCGGCGGGCGTCGCGGTCGCGCTGGACCGCGTCGGCCTGCTCGACCGGTACGTCTCGGTGCGGGCGCTGGCGAACTACGACCGGCCGCTGGACGACCGGACCCCACGCGAGAGCCTCGCGGAAGAGACCGGCGAGTACGCCATCGAGGCGGCCGCGGAGAACGCCTACCGCGCCGGACGGGCGGTGCTCGACGGGCTACTGGTCTGA